From a single Triplophysa rosa linkage group LG17, Trosa_1v2, whole genome shotgun sequence genomic region:
- the si:ch211-163l21.10 gene encoding basal body-orientation factor 1 isoform X2: MPKKKGSKGKGKGKGKKDGKHESKADKESEIEKFKSNAALWEAKFNITEISRVEYREAARALAKGNEELANQQYRNENDTDDIIAFLKRTDREKTATMAEYMQKIDALEEKFKQRSIDFQRARRELKTIKHLRKIKANMEEELISLRERMYVAYNKHNDSQMRSQYKFHTARIHLEKEAEQKITQLAERAHHEAIVQLDAVSHTVFKENVRLNEALSYHVKEAEELKKRNVALTDKKASLALQKETTELMRKKADSQIRAQQNEISELQAKLDTLEEALGIMAGEFEQEKEEVQQRAMVSIQGDITNLKRLEMLLAAREKELDQVKRLAKSILEQRKELELFFHEALDHVRTEIRMQQQHYRQEALKAYRWRMREARSGTSEYPRIRTFTNVPHSTNDVHTDLQEAEKWSNLKSYGVDMSDLTWEQKEKLLKLLFARLNGQKIRKPAQPPALPTSLSERIQVKSNAGFTEDKHSLTFITQMQMPNRTSDPCFLPAL; the protein is encoded by the exons ATGCCGAAGAAAAAAGGAAGCAAGGGCAAAGGGAAAGG aaaaggtaagaaagacgGCAAGCATGAGTCTAAAGCCGACAAGGAGTCGGAGATCGAAAAGTTCAAATCAAACGCTGCGTTATGGGAGGCCAAGTTCAATATCACGGAAATTTCGCGTGTGGAGTATCGCGAAGCTGCTCGCGCCCTCGCCAAAGGCAACGAAGAGCTCGCGAACCAGCAGTACAGAAATGAGAACGACACGGACGATATCATTGCTTTTCTGAAGAGAACAGATCGAGAAAAAACAGCAACG ATGGCTGAATATATGCAGAAGATTGATGCTTTAGAAGAAAAGTTTAAGCAGAGGTCAATAGACTTCCAGAGGGCTCGCAGAGAGCTCAAAACCATCAAGCATTTACGCAAAATAAAGGCCAATATGGAAGAAGAACTGATAAGT CTGAGAGAAAGAATGTATGTGGCATACAATAAACACAACGACAGTCAGATGAGATCTCAGTACAAGTTCCACACTGCAAGG ATTCACCTTGAGAAGGAAGCAGAGCAAAAGATCACTCAGCTGGCAGAGCGTGCACATCATGAGGCCATTGT GCAGCTGGATGCAGTATCACATACTGTTTTCAAGGAGAATGTGCGATTGAACGAGGCACTGAGTTACCATGTAAAAGAGGCTGAAGAACTGAAGAAGAGAAATGTAGCTTTAACAGACAAGAAAGCCTCCCTTGCCTTACAGAAG GAGACAACTGAACTGATGAGAAAGAAAGCTGATTCCCAGATCAGAGCCCAACAAAATGAGATCTCCGAGCTCCAGGCTAAATTGGACACACTTGAGGAAGCTCTTGGCATTATGGCAGGAGAGTTTGAGCAGGAGAAGGAAGAAGTGCAACAGCGTGCTATGGTCAGTATACAGGGAGATATCACAAACCTTAAAAGGCTGGAAATGCTCCTAGCTGCTCGTGAGAAGGAGCTGGACCAAGTGAAACGTCTAGCAAAGAGCATCCTTGAGCAGCGCAAAGAGCTCGAGCTCTTCTTTCATGAAGCTCTTGACCACGTGAGGACTGAAATTAGAATGCAACAACAACATTACAG ACAAGAGGCTTTGAAGGCCTATCGCTGGAGAATGAGGGAAGCTCGATCTGGAACGTCTGAATATCCTCGCATACGGACCTTCACCAATGTTCCACACAGCACCAATGATGTTCACACTGACCTACAAGAGGCGGAGAAATG GAGTAATTTGAAGAGTTACGGTGTGGACATGTCTGATCTGACCTGGGAGCAGAAAGAGAAACTGCTCAAGCTGCTCTTTGCTAGATTAAATGGGCAAAAAATACG GAAACCAGCTCAGCCCCCAGCTCTACCAACTTCCTTATCTGAGAGGATCCAGGTTAAAAGTAATGCAGG GTTTACAGAGGACAAGCATAGTCTGACCTTTATAACACAGATGCAAATGCCCAATAGGACATCTGACCCCTGTTTCTTACCAGCCCTTTAA
- the si:ch211-163l21.10 gene encoding basal body-orientation factor 1 isoform X1 produces the protein MPKKKGSKGKGKGKGKKDGKHESKADKESEIEKFKSNAALWEAKFNITEISRVEYREAARALAKGNEELANQQYRNENDTDDIIAFLKRTDREKTATIAALEEQLQKEKEKYSYEKDLLMAEYMQKIDALEEKFKQRSIDFQRARRELKTIKHLRKIKANMEEELISLRERMYVAYNKHNDSQMRSQYKFHTARIHLEKEAEQKITQLAERAHHEAIVQLDAVSHTVFKENVRLNEALSYHVKEAEELKKRNVALTDKKASLALQKETTELMRKKADSQIRAQQNEISELQAKLDTLEEALGIMAGEFEQEKEEVQQRAMVSIQGDITNLKRLEMLLAAREKELDQVKRLAKSILEQRKELELFFHEALDHVRTEIRMQQQHYRQEALKAYRWRMREARSGTSEYPRIRTFTNVPHSTNDVHTDLQEAEKWSNLKSYGVDMSDLTWEQKEKLLKLLFARLNGQKIRKPAQPPALPTSLSERIQVKSNAGFTEDKHSLTFITQMQMPNRTSDPCFLPAL, from the exons ATGCCGAAGAAAAAAGGAAGCAAGGGCAAAGGGAAAGG aaaaggtaagaaagacgGCAAGCATGAGTCTAAAGCCGACAAGGAGTCGGAGATCGAAAAGTTCAAATCAAACGCTGCGTTATGGGAGGCCAAGTTCAATATCACGGAAATTTCGCGTGTGGAGTATCGCGAAGCTGCTCGCGCCCTCGCCAAAGGCAACGAAGAGCTCGCGAACCAGCAGTACAGAAATGAGAACGACACGGACGATATCATTGCTTTTCTGAAGAGAACAGATCGAGAAAAAACAGCAACG ATTGCGGCATTAGAAGAGCAATtgcaaaaagagaaagaaaaatactCATATGAGAAAGATCTCTTG ATGGCTGAATATATGCAGAAGATTGATGCTTTAGAAGAAAAGTTTAAGCAGAGGTCAATAGACTTCCAGAGGGCTCGCAGAGAGCTCAAAACCATCAAGCATTTACGCAAAATAAAGGCCAATATGGAAGAAGAACTGATAAGT CTGAGAGAAAGAATGTATGTGGCATACAATAAACACAACGACAGTCAGATGAGATCTCAGTACAAGTTCCACACTGCAAGG ATTCACCTTGAGAAGGAAGCAGAGCAAAAGATCACTCAGCTGGCAGAGCGTGCACATCATGAGGCCATTGT GCAGCTGGATGCAGTATCACATACTGTTTTCAAGGAGAATGTGCGATTGAACGAGGCACTGAGTTACCATGTAAAAGAGGCTGAAGAACTGAAGAAGAGAAATGTAGCTTTAACAGACAAGAAAGCCTCCCTTGCCTTACAGAAG GAGACAACTGAACTGATGAGAAAGAAAGCTGATTCCCAGATCAGAGCCCAACAAAATGAGATCTCCGAGCTCCAGGCTAAATTGGACACACTTGAGGAAGCTCTTGGCATTATGGCAGGAGAGTTTGAGCAGGAGAAGGAAGAAGTGCAACAGCGTGCTATGGTCAGTATACAGGGAGATATCACAAACCTTAAAAGGCTGGAAATGCTCCTAGCTGCTCGTGAGAAGGAGCTGGACCAAGTGAAACGTCTAGCAAAGAGCATCCTTGAGCAGCGCAAAGAGCTCGAGCTCTTCTTTCATGAAGCTCTTGACCACGTGAGGACTGAAATTAGAATGCAACAACAACATTACAG ACAAGAGGCTTTGAAGGCCTATCGCTGGAGAATGAGGGAAGCTCGATCTGGAACGTCTGAATATCCTCGCATACGGACCTTCACCAATGTTCCACACAGCACCAATGATGTTCACACTGACCTACAAGAGGCGGAGAAATG GAGTAATTTGAAGAGTTACGGTGTGGACATGTCTGATCTGACCTGGGAGCAGAAAGAGAAACTGCTCAAGCTGCTCTTTGCTAGATTAAATGGGCAAAAAATACG GAAACCAGCTCAGCCCCCAGCTCTACCAACTTCCTTATCTGAGAGGATCCAGGTTAAAAGTAATGCAGG GTTTACAGAGGACAAGCATAGTCTGACCTTTATAACACAGATGCAAATGCCCAATAGGACATCTGACCCCTGTTTCTTACCAGCCCTTTAA